One window of the Chitinophaga niabensis genome contains the following:
- a CDS encoding porin family protein — MKKTGLLTIFLTSFVLGVQAQVSVGIRSGYTAANMKISGDVRSELGDVTGNMKTFHGWHLDLVINMPLSNGFYLQPVVRYITKGTGFQASRIPKAELDGVYIPNGSRMKLNYLELPVNLVYKFPLGTGNVAAGFGPYVGYGLRGRYDFDITQNGRSITQNSKQVQFSRRSDNNLAVVRMYPWDAGANFALGYEFDNGLMVGANYSMGLTDIDRIDKMSSKNQYLGISVGFLFNREDY, encoded by the coding sequence ATGAAAAAAACAGGTCTGCTGACCATTTTTTTGACCTCATTCGTATTGGGTGTACAGGCGCAAGTGAGCGTTGGCATCAGATCCGGCTACACGGCGGCGAATATGAAAATTTCCGGAGATGTGCGCAGTGAATTGGGAGATGTGACCGGTAACATGAAAACATTCCATGGCTGGCATCTTGATCTGGTGATCAATATGCCGCTGAGCAATGGATTTTACCTTCAGCCCGTAGTCCGTTATATCACTAAGGGAACGGGTTTTCAGGCATCGCGGATCCCCAAGGCAGAATTGGATGGGGTATACATTCCTAATGGAAGCCGGATGAAACTGAACTACCTGGAGTTACCGGTTAATCTCGTATATAAGTTTCCGTTAGGAACAGGGAATGTTGCTGCCGGATTTGGACCTTATGTGGGATATGGCTTGCGTGGCCGGTATGATTTTGATATTACCCAGAATGGCCGGAGCATTACACAGAATTCAAAGCAGGTGCAGTTTTCCCGCCGCTCAGATAATAACCTGGCAGTTGTACGGATGTATCCATGGGATGCAGGGGCTAATTTTGCACTGGGATATGAATTTGATAATGGCTTAATGGTAGGCGCCAATTACAGCATGGGGCTTACGGATATTGACCGGATAGATAAAATGAGCAGTAAGAACCAATACCTGGGAATCAGTGTTGGCTTTTTGTTTAACCGGGAAGATTACTGA
- the fabG gene encoding 3-oxoacyl-[acyl-carrier-protein] reductase, whose product MKLLNNKVAIVTGASRGIGEAIALKFADEGANVAFTYVSSDEKAKALEAKLIAKGVKAKAYKSNAGVFEECDALVTDVLKEFGTVDICVNNAGISKDNLLLRMSAEQWDEVMDVNLKSVFNMTKLVMRPMMKAKSGSIINMSSIIGMKGNAGQSSYAASKAGIIGFSKSIAQEIGSRNIRVNAVAPGFVETDMTHYLKDGEGAKNYLDQIPLGKFGSPEDIANVCLFLASDMSAYVTGQVLSVCGGLNT is encoded by the coding sequence ATGAAATTACTCAACAACAAAGTAGCCATCGTAACTGGAGCAAGCCGTGGGATCGGAGAAGCGATCGCGTTGAAATTTGCAGATGAAGGAGCTAATGTTGCGTTTACGTACGTAAGTTCTGACGAGAAAGCAAAAGCCCTGGAAGCTAAACTGATCGCAAAAGGAGTGAAAGCCAAAGCATATAAAAGTAATGCCGGTGTATTTGAAGAATGTGATGCGCTGGTAACGGATGTGTTGAAGGAATTTGGTACGGTGGATATTTGTGTAAATAATGCCGGCATCTCTAAAGATAACCTGCTGTTGCGTATGAGTGCTGAACAATGGGATGAGGTGATGGATGTGAACCTGAAGAGTGTTTTCAATATGACCAAGCTGGTGATGCGCCCGATGATGAAAGCCAAAAGCGGCAGCATCATTAATATGAGCTCTATTATTGGTATGAAAGGTAACGCAGGCCAGAGTAGCTATGCTGCTTCCAAAGCCGGTATCATCGGATTCTCCAAATCCATTGCCCAGGAAATAGGCAGCCGCAACATCCGGGTGAATGCAGTAGCACCGGGTTTTGTGGAAACGGATATGACCCATTATCTGAAAGATGGGGAAGGTGCAAAAAACTACCTGGATCAAATTCCTTTAGGCAAATTCGGTTCGCCGGAAGACATTGCAAATGTATGCCTCTTCCTGGCTTCAGACATGAGCGCTTATGTTACCGGGCAGGTACTGAGTGTTTGCGGCGGGTTAAATACCTGA
- the lptB gene encoding LPS export ABC transporter ATP-binding protein, with protein sequence MALRIHTQQLVKRYRARTVVNHVSVEVTQGEIVGLLGPNGAGKTTTFYMVVGLIKPDEGEVFLNDQNITKLPMYKRAQMGIGYLPQEASIFRKLSVEDNIAAVLEMTKLNKADQKEKLEQLLTEFRLQHVRKSPGDVLSGGERRRTEIARALAVDPKFILLDEPFAGIDPIAVEDIQAIVAKLKYRNIGILITDHNVQETLSITDRAYLLFEGKILKAGTAEELAEDEQVRKVYLGQNFVLRRKDYLDEAAKQ encoded by the coding sequence ATGGCGCTAAGAATACATACACAACAATTGGTTAAGAGATACCGGGCAAGGACCGTGGTAAATCACGTATCTGTGGAAGTTACGCAGGGAGAGATCGTGGGGCTTTTAGGGCCCAATGGTGCGGGAAAGACCACTACCTTTTATATGGTGGTAGGGCTTATCAAGCCGGATGAGGGAGAGGTTTTCCTGAATGATCAGAATATCACCAAGCTGCCGATGTACAAAAGAGCGCAGATGGGAATTGGCTACCTTCCGCAGGAAGCCAGCATTTTCCGTAAGCTGAGCGTAGAGGATAATATTGCCGCTGTATTGGAAATGACGAAGCTGAACAAGGCGGACCAGAAAGAGAAACTGGAACAGCTGTTAACGGAATTCCGTTTACAACACGTAAGGAAAAGCCCCGGAGATGTGCTCAGTGGGGGGGAACGCCGTAGAACGGAAATTGCCCGAGCCCTGGCAGTGGACCCTAAATTCATCCTGCTGGATGAACCTTTTGCAGGGATTGACCCTATTGCCGTGGAAGATATCCAAGCCATAGTAGCTAAACTTAAATACCGGAACATTGGCATCCTGATCACGGACCACAACGTACAGGAAACCCTTTCCATTACAGACAGAGCCTATTTATTGTTTGAAGGTAAGATCCTCAAAGCCGGTACGGCCGAAGAACTAGCTGAAGATGAACAGGTAAGAAAAGTGTATCTTGGCCAAAATTTCGTACTTCGCCGGAAAGATTACCTGGACGAAGCTGCGAAACAATAA
- a CDS encoding porin family protein, which translates to MKKVLLSFAVMLVAGASFAQVKFGITAGPSFSSTTYKNPLVNNGNKKTSDMLTGLRAGVTVDLPLADEFFIQPSLLYVGKGGKQENALGADIKTRLHYLELPLNFMYKPEVGAGNLFIGLGPYFSYALGGKVGDNDIDFGSDNALQTKRMDAGANFQVGYELPMGLNFGLHTDLGLVNINGAGDDDNRVKNTSFGVSVGYKFGSMMRR; encoded by the coding sequence ATGAAAAAAGTATTGTTATCCTTTGCAGTTATGTTGGTGGCGGGTGCTTCTTTTGCACAGGTTAAGTTTGGCATAACAGCAGGACCGAGCTTTTCAAGTACCACCTACAAGAATCCGTTGGTGAACAACGGGAACAAAAAGACCAGTGATATGTTAACGGGGCTCCGTGCAGGGGTGACCGTAGACCTTCCGCTGGCAGATGAATTCTTTATTCAGCCCAGCCTTTTATATGTAGGCAAAGGCGGTAAACAGGAAAATGCCCTGGGAGCAGACATTAAAACCCGGCTACATTACCTGGAACTCCCCCTCAACTTTATGTACAAACCGGAAGTAGGAGCAGGTAACCTGTTCATTGGCCTTGGCCCTTACTTCTCTTATGCATTAGGCGGTAAAGTGGGAGACAATGATATCGACTTCGGAAGCGACAACGCTTTGCAGACCAAAAGAATGGATGCGGGTGCCAACTTCCAGGTGGGATATGAGTTGCCGATGGGCCTGAACTTTGGTCTTCATACAGACCTTGGCCTGGTAAACATCAATGGTGCCGGTGATGACGACAACAGGGTAAAGAACACCTCCTTTGGTGTTTCTGTTGGATACAAGTTCGGCAGCATGATGCGCCGTTAA
- the metF gene encoding methylenetetrahydrofolate reductase [NAD(P)H], which produces MKVTEHISQAKDTLISFEILPPLKGKSIESIYDHLDPLMEFKPSFINVTYHRSEHMFKKRADGSFDKVEIRKRPGTVGICAAIMNHYQVDAVPHLICGGFSKEETENALIDLNFLGIDNVLVLRGDAPKNETFFEAHPNGHRYAIDLLQQVAQMNNGIYLEEDLMGGLKTKFCIGIAAYPEKHFEAPNMQTDLMYLQRKVEAGADYIVTQMFFDNKKYFDFVAKCREMGITIPIIPGLKPLSTKKQMTILPRTFHVDMPEDLYTEVNKCKTDKEVELVGTEWLIQQSKELKAAGVPVLHYYTLGKPHVVRKVVETVM; this is translated from the coding sequence ATGAAAGTTACTGAACATATTTCCCAGGCAAAAGATACATTGATCTCCTTTGAGATATTGCCGCCCCTGAAAGGGAAAAGTATTGAATCCATCTACGACCATCTGGACCCCCTCATGGAATTCAAGCCTTCTTTTATCAATGTTACTTATCACCGTAGTGAACATATGTTCAAAAAACGCGCGGATGGCTCTTTTGATAAAGTAGAGATCCGTAAACGCCCCGGAACGGTTGGTATCTGTGCGGCCATCATGAACCACTACCAGGTAGATGCGGTTCCGCACCTGATCTGTGGTGGTTTCAGCAAAGAAGAAACGGAAAACGCCCTCATAGACCTGAACTTCCTGGGTATAGACAATGTACTGGTACTCCGTGGAGACGCGCCGAAAAATGAAACTTTCTTTGAAGCCCACCCTAATGGTCACCGTTACGCCATTGATCTCCTCCAGCAGGTAGCCCAGATGAACAATGGTATCTACCTGGAAGAAGACCTTATGGGAGGCCTCAAAACCAAATTCTGCATCGGCATCGCAGCCTATCCGGAAAAACATTTCGAGGCGCCTAATATGCAAACGGATTTGATGTACCTCCAGCGCAAAGTAGAAGCCGGGGCCGATTACATCGTTACCCAGATGTTCTTTGATAATAAAAAGTATTTCGACTTTGTAGCAAAATGCCGGGAAATGGGCATCACCATTCCTATCATTCCGGGGCTGAAACCCCTCAGCACAAAGAAACAAATGACCATATTACCCCGTACTTTCCATGTGGATATGCCGGAAGATCTGTACACAGAAGTGAATAAATGCAAAACAGATAAAGAGGTGGAACTGGTAGGTACTGAATGGCTGATCCAGCAATCAAAAGAACTGAAAGCTGCCGGTGTCCCTGTATTGCATTACTACACCCTGGGCAAACCTCATGTAGTACGCAAAGTAGTGGAAACAGTAATGTAG
- a CDS encoding GH3 auxin-responsive promoter family protein codes for MKILSPALSQLARIRMGRIEHFMQYPLQVQQQVFQNLLSAAQYTEFGKQYGFSNIFKIDEFKQRVPVHNYESIKPYIQRVMEGQQNVIWNTPIKWFAKSSGTTADKSKFIPVSVESLDDCHYRAGRDVLSLYYNNLPDSDVLTGKSLVIGGSHQVNKLAPDSDSYAGDLSAVMLQNMPFYGNMIRTPDLSIALMDEWEEKIERMANAVIHENVTSIAGVPTWTIVLIKRIFELTGTDNLADVWPNLELYMHGGVSFTPYREQFKKLIRKPNMNYLESYNASEGFFAAQDILGEEGLLLFLNHGIFYEFMPMEEYGKEFPRTLQLHEVETGKNYALVISTNGGLWRYLVGDTVQFVSLAPYRIRVSGRTKSFINAFGEELIVDNTDKAIGKACEITGAIVNDYTAAPIYFSESGSGGHEWLIEFETMPANLEAFIDVLDNTLKTINSDYEAKRHKDMALQRPTVRVMAQGCFTEWLKSKGKLGGQHKVPRLNNERHILEEILRFVEKH; via the coding sequence ATGAAGATTTTAAGTCCAGCTTTATCACAATTGGCCAGAATACGTATGGGCCGTATTGAGCATTTTATGCAATATCCGCTGCAGGTACAGCAGCAGGTATTTCAGAATCTGCTTAGCGCTGCGCAGTACACGGAATTCGGCAAACAGTATGGCTTCTCAAATATTTTTAAGATCGACGAATTTAAACAACGCGTTCCCGTTCATAACTATGAATCCATTAAACCCTACATCCAGCGTGTGATGGAAGGGCAGCAGAATGTGATCTGGAACACTCCCATAAAGTGGTTCGCCAAATCAAGCGGTACTACTGCAGATAAAAGCAAATTCATTCCTGTTTCCGTAGAAAGCCTGGACGATTGCCATTACCGCGCAGGACGGGATGTGTTATCCCTTTATTATAATAACCTGCCGGATTCTGATGTGCTTACCGGTAAATCATTAGTGATCGGCGGCAGCCACCAGGTGAATAAACTGGCTCCAGACAGCGACAGCTATGCCGGAGACCTTAGCGCCGTGATGTTGCAGAACATGCCATTTTATGGAAACATGATCCGCACGCCGGACCTCTCCATTGCTTTAATGGATGAGTGGGAAGAAAAGATAGAACGCATGGCCAATGCGGTGATCCATGAAAATGTGACCTCTATTGCAGGGGTACCTACCTGGACGATCGTATTGATCAAACGGATATTTGAACTAACGGGTACAGACAATCTTGCGGATGTATGGCCTAACCTGGAACTGTATATGCATGGCGGTGTGAGCTTCACGCCTTACCGGGAACAGTTCAAAAAGCTGATCCGCAAGCCGAACATGAATTACCTGGAATCCTATAATGCATCCGAAGGTTTCTTTGCTGCACAGGATATCCTGGGAGAAGAAGGCTTGCTGCTTTTCCTGAACCATGGCATCTTCTATGAATTTATGCCGATGGAAGAATATGGCAAAGAGTTCCCCCGCACGCTGCAATTACATGAAGTGGAGACGGGAAAGAATTATGCGCTGGTGATCAGTACTAACGGAGGCCTCTGGCGTTATCTTGTAGGCGATACCGTACAATTCGTATCCCTGGCACCTTACCGCATTCGTGTAAGCGGACGTACTAAATCTTTTATCAACGCGTTTGGGGAAGAGCTGATCGTAGACAATACAGATAAAGCCATTGGAAAGGCATGTGAGATAACCGGTGCTATTGTGAATGACTATACGGCGGCACCAATTTATTTCAGTGAAAGTGGTAGTGGCGGGCATGAGTGGCTGATTGAATTTGAAACCATGCCGGCAAACCTGGAAGCATTTATTGACGTATTAGACAATACACTTAAGACGATCAATTCCGATTACGAAGCTAAACGCCATAAGGATATGGCATTGCAACGCCCCACTGTTCGTGTAATGGCCCAGGGTTGTTTCACGGAATGGCTGAAGAGTAAAGGTAAACTCGGCGGGCAGCATAAAGTTCCACGACTCAATAACGAGCGGCATATATTGGAGGAGATCCTCCGGTTCGTAGAAAAACACTAA
- a CDS encoding SMP-30/gluconolactonase/LRE family protein, which yields MKRILYPISLLLSMAGFAQEPLYTAKDLTPENMFSSNIEGPNFDKAGNLFVVNFIKDGVIGKINSSNGKGEIFVILPDSSIANSIQFTSKGNMLLADFKGHNVLQVSMPSKKVSVYVHSSKFNQPNDLCINKKDQVFASDPNWKEQTGQIWRIDPGGKAVLLTANMGTTNGIELSPNEKILYVNESVQRKIWKFDVDAKGNISNKTLFAEFPDHGFDGMKCDKAGNLYVTRYGKGTIVVLSPAGEQVREIQMKGKSTSNLVFGGKDGKTVFVTLQDRKCMETFRVEIPGKRF from the coding sequence ATGAAACGCATCCTCTACCCCATCAGCCTCCTCTTAAGCATGGCAGGTTTCGCGCAGGAACCACTTTATACCGCCAAAGATCTGACCCCTGAAAATATGTTCTCTTCTAACATTGAAGGCCCCAATTTCGACAAAGCCGGCAATTTATTCGTAGTGAATTTTATTAAAGACGGTGTGATCGGCAAGATCAATTCCTCCAATGGAAAGGGGGAGATCTTTGTTATACTGCCGGATAGCAGTATCGCCAACAGCATTCAGTTCACCAGCAAAGGCAATATGCTCCTGGCTGATTTCAAAGGCCACAATGTATTGCAGGTAAGCATGCCCTCCAAAAAAGTGAGTGTGTATGTGCACTCTTCAAAGTTCAATCAGCCCAATGATCTCTGCATCAATAAAAAGGACCAGGTATTTGCCTCGGATCCTAACTGGAAAGAGCAGACAGGTCAGATCTGGCGGATAGACCCGGGAGGAAAAGCTGTGCTGCTGACTGCGAACATGGGTACCACCAATGGAATTGAATTAAGCCCGAATGAAAAAATACTGTACGTGAATGAAAGCGTACAACGGAAAATATGGAAGTTTGATGTGGACGCCAAAGGCAATATCTCCAATAAAACCCTCTTTGCGGAGTTTCCGGATCATGGATTTGATGGCATGAAATGCGATAAAGCGGGTAATCTTTATGTAACGCGTTATGGCAAAGGTACCATCGTTGTGCTCAGCCCTGCCGGAGAACAGGTCCGGGAAATTCAGATGAAAGGCAAATCCACCAGCAACCTCGTGTTCGGCGGGAAAGACGGTAAAACGGTTTTCGTTACCCTGCAGGACAGGAAATGTATGGAAACCTTCCGTGTGGAGATCCCCGGCAAGCGATTCTGA